GGCCCTATAACATTGGAGATGATCATGCTCGAGTTTCTCATTGTCCTGTTAATGTGCCTCGCTACTACCTGCAATGATTAAACACATTTTGTACAAGCGAACAAGCTTCCATTTTTGTTAACGATAATATCAAAAATgagtaattatacaaaatataTGACAAACCACAAGAAATTATACAACGAGAGCGTGTCACGTTCAATACCTATTAATAGCCTATCACATCACGTAacatatcaattttttaaatcagaTATAAAATACTTAGCATTTCTGATAAGTTAATCATCGCGACGTGTACATACCTCTGGGTTTCTGCATTTCTTCATCATTTCTAACAGCTTCCCTGTGAGAACTACACCAAAGGAGTTCCGTTTCCTCTTGATCGCCTCACGAGCTTTGTGGACAAACTTCAAAGGATTAGAGAACTCAGAATCGCTCGGTTTCACTTTCGGTATAGGTACATGCAAGAATGCAAAATTGTTTCCCCACGGCGATGCAGAATTAGGCCAGACCATGTCTTTCACTGACTTGTAATCTCGCAAATTCCTTGTATTTAGCAACACTAGCGCTGTGGAATTACTGCTCAAGTTCGAGTTTGGGCTCCCTCTTTGCATGTACAATCAAGTCGCCAAGAAGATTACCCCCATAATGACATCGTTGATAGTCTGTTataaagagaaaattcaagggaAAAGGACCAAGGATACATTAGTATTTTGCCCTTTAAGTCGTTGCATGATTGATTGATCCGAAGCCCTCGGGTTATTAATCAACTTTTGTATAGTAAAATAGTAAATATGCCAACAGTTCCAACTTGAACCTAGTTCAAGAAATAGTGTCCGCTAATGTAATGTTGATATATTTCTCCGTCAAATGTGTTACTCATGCTTGTTGAATGTGAATAAAGTCCAAGAAAGATTTAACGTTGGATCAAGAAAAATCCCTTTATTGTATTAATTGTCATGGATAATGCAAGTAAATGCTCAATATGGTGAATTAATGTTAAAAGAGACATAATTAAAGCTAAAAAATGTATGTGAACTAATCaagctgataaaaaaaaattctgattggtgggtttgtttatatatatatctaaaatCATGTAGATAAACACAAAACTAtctttggatgaagaaattaACTAGTTTTCTATAACTTAGCATCTATATATCTGAAAAAGAAACCAGTTTCTAGCTCAattgtctttttgttttcaagGATGTAACGTTGTGCGGGTGGCTAGGAAAATCGTTACGCAcgtaaaataaacaaaaatattatgcGCATTAATCATGTCATTTTCCTCGGTCAGAGTTGTACACCCTGAGTACTAGCTGCATACTAATTGTCAGACTGAATATAATAAATGCCTAAAATAAATATCATATAAACTGCATATATTTTGTGAATACGTTAGAAAACACAAATACTTTTGAGCTCGTTATGTGAAGGCGACCATTATAATGCAAAAGATTAGAGACGTAAAGGGTACCTCATAAAGTAAAATGCTAAAAGACTTAGTAATGCTTGTGCGATGCAAGAAGCTAGACTTAGTATTGTCTTTGAAGTGATATTAGTTACCACTCGAAGGCGAGACTTGATCTCTTTGATGCGATCTAATGAGAACGAGATCGCTGACAATGAAAATGGCCGAAAGCTCTCCAACCCACACCGAATCGGCGACAAATCATCTTTGAAACAAGTGCTTTTCAAGACGCTCCCACCAAAATCTCTTACGGTgttgacaagtggcaaaaaACATCCGCTAACCACCTTCGGAAGTCCGATGTTTCTGTCGTCATTATTGGCTGAGCTGAATTTATTGAACGAGGGAAAGGTTACTGGAAGAGAAGGATCGTCAGCTCTTTGAAGGCATGACAAGAGAGCGCCCACAAGAGAATAGCCATCACCGAGTGCATGGTGAAGCTTGAAAATTACGGTTCCTTGTGCTTCACTGGTTGGACACTTGATAATATGTACTTCCCACAATGGTTGGCCTTGTGGAAATGGTTGCTTTGCTATTTGTGAAATATAACTTTTAAGGAAACTGTCATTCTCGGATGGAGATGACGAGCCCTTTGGAGAGGAAAAACTGGGGACGTGCACATGGTTTTCCACCTCCACTTCCaccttcttccattttcttgctCCCTTCTTTCCTATCACCTATCccagacaaaagaaaaacaaaataatatctGAGTATGTGCAGTGAATTGGGGTTTATTCATTCGAGATATATGACCAACCACACATTCACGTTATAAACACTAATTACTCATATATCAACCTTACCAATGGTGAATATCTATGCATAGGGTACACACATACATACCATGATAGAAGAGAAGCGAGGGTTTATTGGGAGGAAAACATCTTTGATCAGCGCCATAGCTTGGGAGTCATCAATCGGAATTTCTATTTCCAATATACCAAGAACAGAAACCGACATCACCTTGCTGTTAAAGTACTGTCCTGTAGGGCTCACTGGCTCAAGGCCATCATCCTCTTTTATCAACTCCATTGGACAGGACTTGCAATAATCCCAATCTAAGCGTAAGGGGTTGAGAATCTATAGAGAAGTCTATGAAAGAATCGGATATCATTGGCATTGGCATACAGACATATATATGCGTGTGGGTGCGCGTGCGTATCTGTAGATCATTTATATGTTTCTGATCATCCAGTTGACATCGAGTACCGAGTTGTTGGTAAGTATAAGGATTAGGTGAGATAATAAAGTGTTGTTGTAACATGTAGGTAGCTACACTTGGGGACGTCATCCGCTGGAAAAACTCATAAGACCGATTTTTCTAACGATCTAGTTTAAACCACGTTGGCCAAAATTTGCATTCAAACGGGTAGCCATTAAGAAATAAATCGTTAATTACGAATCAGTTGATATTACATCTCCCATCGGATGTGAGACTTGGGGGTGTGACACTTTTTTTCCAAGCGCTTGAGGCTCTTCAATCGTCTGATTTGCTACGGTTTACACGTTTGCGCAAGACAAATCTGTGTTAAGATTGATGGAAGCAAATACCTGACTGACTTTTTGAATTATAAAAGATGTTTTGTTAGCGAGTGGCCTTGTGGAACTTATCAAACATGCAAAGGAGAAATTCCATTTTTAGATTATTG
This region of Eucalyptus grandis isolate ANBG69807.140 chromosome 8, ASM1654582v1, whole genome shotgun sequence genomic DNA includes:
- the LOC104455997 gene encoding uncharacterized protein LOC104455997; the encoded protein is MQRGSPNSNLSSNSTALVLLNTRNLRDYKSVKDMVWPNSASPWGNNFAFLHVPIPKVKPSDSEFSNPLKFVHKAREAIKRKRNSFGVVLTGKLLEMMKKCRNPEVVARHINRTMRNSSMIISNVIGPMDKLSLANHPIKGMYFTVTGTPETLQVTMISYAGNLRVVVRAEQGFIDSELYTRSLHDALDMILRDACGKQ